Proteins from a single region of Burkholderiales bacterium:
- a CDS encoding helix-turn-helix transcriptional regulator: protein MRYSASRWLLSRASRTVPLNVPALDLTRQASTDDSASFLVALGRRVREARDRAGLSRRSLSNGAQVSERYLAQLEAGDGNVSVVLLRRVAHALGTTLPEILGDSAPERRLMLRVLEEIPPHRLEEALFRLVRDFGRGNATRRTRIALVGLRGAGKTTLGVALARERGWPFVELDREIERDAGMSLAELFMLYGQAGYRRIERRCLERALDANERFVLAVGGGIVSEPDTYQLLLDRCYTVWVKAAPEEHMGRVVAQGDLRPMEGSAEAMEDLKRILAAREPLYRKADAIVDTTGTDPARSIAALKELTRA, encoded by the coding sequence ATGCGCTATAGTGCCTCTCGGTGGCTCCTCTCCCGCGCCTCCCGCACCGTCCCCTTGAACGTTCCCGCTCTCGACCTGACTCGGCAGGCTTCGACCGACGACAGCGCGTCGTTCCTCGTGGCGCTCGGTCGACGGGTGCGCGAAGCCCGTGACCGTGCCGGCCTGTCGCGCCGATCGCTGTCGAACGGGGCGCAGGTGTCCGAGCGCTACCTCGCCCAGCTCGAGGCCGGCGACGGCAACGTGTCGGTCGTGCTGCTCCGGCGCGTCGCCCACGCGCTCGGCACGACGCTACCCGAAATCCTCGGCGACAGCGCGCCGGAGCGCCGGCTGATGCTGCGCGTGCTCGAGGAAATCCCGCCGCACCGCCTCGAGGAAGCGCTGTTCCGGCTGGTGCGCGACTTCGGCCGCGGCAACGCGACGCGGCGCACGCGCATCGCACTCGTGGGCCTGCGCGGCGCGGGCAAGACGACCCTCGGCGTCGCGCTCGCGCGCGAGCGCGGCTGGCCGTTCGTCGAACTCGACCGCGAGATCGAGCGCGACGCCGGCATGAGCCTCGCCGAACTCTTCATGCTCTACGGGCAGGCGGGCTACCGCCGGATCGAGCGGCGCTGCCTCGAACGCGCGCTCGACGCGAACGAGCGCTTCGTGCTCGCGGTCGGCGGCGGCATCGTCTCGGAACCGGACACCTACCAGTTGCTTCTCGACCGCTGCTACACCGTGTGGGTGAAGGCCGCACCCGAGGAGCACATGGGCCGCGTCGTGGCGCAGGGCGACTTGCGCCCGATGGAGGGCAGCGCCGAGGCGATGGAGGACCTGAAACGCATCCTCGCCGCGCGCGAGCCCCTCTACCGCAAGGCCGACGCGATCGTCGACACGACCGGCACGGACCCGGCGCGCTCGATCGCCGCCCTCAAGGAACTCACGCGCGCTTAG
- a CDS encoding benzoyl-CoA-dihydrodiol lyase encodes MAEPALKSAPAATPPVTYDRQPDSYRHWRLAIDGTTATLSMDVDEDRGLVPGYKLKLNSYDLGVDIELHDALQRIRFEHPSVRVVVITSAKERVFCSGANIFMLGQSSHAWKVNFCKFTNETRNGIEDSSRHSGLKFIAACNGTTAGGGYELALACDEILLVDDRSSAVSLPEVPLLGVLPGTGGLTRLTDKRRVRRDHADLFCTLVEGVRAPRAKEWRLVDDHAKPQQFAALLERRVAALAATSDRPADAKGVALTPLARTIDDAGYRYSNVDVRIDRAARQATITVKAPAADEPGTIEAIVAKGAAWWPLAMARELDDAILMLRTHDLDVGIWILKTEGDAARVLACDDALERHAAHWFVRETIGMLRRTLARLDVTSRSLYALVEPGSCFAGTLAELAFAADRAYMLALPDEPARAPRIALSRANFGRYPMVTGRARLAARFYDEEEPLRAAEASVGRELDADEALALGLVTAAPDDLDWDDEVRLALEERASLSPDALTGMEANLRFGPGETMASRVFGRLSAWQNWIFIRPNATGETGALKVFGTGNKARFNRDRV; translated from the coding sequence ATGGCCGAACCCGCACTCAAGAGCGCCCCCGCCGCGACGCCGCCCGTCACCTACGACCGGCAGCCGGACAGCTACCGGCACTGGAGACTCGCGATCGACGGGACCACGGCGACGCTCTCGATGGACGTCGACGAGGACCGCGGTCTCGTCCCCGGGTACAAGCTCAAGCTCAACAGCTACGACCTCGGCGTCGACATCGAGCTCCACGACGCGCTGCAGCGCATCCGCTTCGAACATCCTTCGGTGCGCGTCGTCGTGATCACCAGCGCGAAGGAGCGCGTGTTCTGCTCCGGCGCGAACATCTTCATGCTGGGCCAGTCGTCGCACGCCTGGAAGGTGAACTTCTGCAAGTTCACCAACGAGACGCGCAACGGGATCGAGGACTCGAGCCGCCACTCGGGACTCAAGTTCATCGCCGCCTGCAACGGCACGACCGCCGGCGGCGGCTACGAGCTCGCGCTCGCCTGCGACGAGATCCTGCTGGTCGACGACCGCAGCTCGGCGGTGAGCCTCCCCGAGGTGCCGCTGCTCGGCGTGCTGCCCGGCACCGGCGGGCTCACGCGGCTGACCGACAAGCGCCGCGTGCGTCGCGACCACGCCGACCTGTTCTGCACGCTGGTCGAGGGCGTGCGCGCGCCGCGCGCGAAGGAGTGGCGGCTCGTCGACGACCACGCGAAGCCGCAGCAGTTCGCGGCGTTGCTCGAGCGCCGCGTCGCCGCGCTCGCCGCGACGAGCGATCGCCCGGCCGATGCGAAAGGCGTGGCGTTGACGCCGCTCGCGCGCACGATCGACGACGCCGGCTACCGCTATTCGAACGTCGACGTGAGGATCGACCGCGCCGCGAGGCAGGCGACGATCACCGTCAAGGCGCCGGCCGCGGACGAGCCCGGCACGATCGAGGCGATCGTCGCGAAGGGCGCGGCGTGGTGGCCGCTCGCGATGGCGCGCGAGCTGGACGACGCGATCCTGATGCTGCGCACCCACGACCTCGACGTCGGCATCTGGATCCTGAAGACCGAGGGCGACGCCGCGCGGGTGCTGGCCTGCGACGACGCGCTCGAACGTCACGCCGCGCACTGGTTCGTCCGCGAAACGATCGGCATGCTCCGCCGCACGCTCGCGCGCCTCGACGTCACCTCGCGCTCGCTCTATGCGCTGGTCGAGCCGGGTTCCTGCTTCGCGGGCACGCTGGCCGAACTCGCGTTCGCGGCCGACCGCGCCTACATGCTCGCGCTGCCCGACGAGCCCGCGCGCGCGCCGCGCATCGCGCTGTCGCGGGCGAACTTCGGCCGCTACCCGATGGTGACGGGGCGCGCGCGTCTCGCCGCACGCTTCTACGACGAGGAGGAACCGCTGCGCGCGGCCGAGGCGAGCGTCGGCCGGGAACTCGACGCGGACGAGGCGCTCGCGCTCGGCCTCGTCACCGCCGCGCCCGACGACCTCGACTGGGACGACGAGGTGCGCCTCGCGCTCGAGGAGCGCGCGAGCCTCTCGCCCGACGCGCTCACCGGCATGGAGGCGAACCTCCGCTTCGGTCCGGGCGAGACGATGGCCTCGCGCGTGTTCGGGCGCCTGTCCGCCTGGCAGAACTGGATCTTCATCCGTCCGAACGCGACCGGCGAGACCGGTGCGCTCAAGGTGTTCGGGACCGGCAACAAGGCGCGGTTCAACCGCGACCGCGTGTAG
- the boxB gene encoding benzoyl-CoA 2,3-epoxidase subunit BoxB, whose translation MINYDEKIPNNVGLADNRTLQRALEHWQPEFQSWWADMGPEGTTNHDVYLRTAISVDPKGWAHFDYVKMPDYRWGIFLAPAEAGRKVNFGAHKGEAAWQDVPGEYRPNLRRLIVTQGDTEPASVEQQRHLGLTAPSLYDLRNLFQVNVEEGRHLWAMVYLLHAYFGRDGREEAEALLERRSGDADNPRILGAFNEKTPDWLSFFMFTYFTDRDGKYQLASLAESGFDPLARTCRFMLTEEAHHMFVGESGVGRVIQRTCDAMNELRTDDPAKLRAAGVIDLPTIQRYLNFHFSVTMDLFGADVSSNAATFYSTGLKGRFDETKIGDDHLLAGASYPVLEVRGGALQAVEVPALNALNEKLRDDYIRDAAAGVERWNRIPEKAGIPFRLRVPHKAFHRKIGPLAAVHVDPDGHVVDAATWAKHEREWLPSAEDRAFVASLMGRVAEPGRFANWIAPPARGINNQPVDFAYVRFG comes from the coding sequence ATGATCAACTACGACGAAAAGATTCCCAACAACGTCGGCCTCGCCGACAACCGGACGCTGCAACGCGCGCTCGAACACTGGCAGCCGGAGTTCCAGTCGTGGTGGGCCGACATGGGGCCGGAGGGCACGACGAACCACGACGTCTACCTGCGCACCGCGATCAGCGTGGACCCGAAGGGCTGGGCGCACTTCGACTACGTGAAGATGCCCGACTACCGCTGGGGCATCTTCCTCGCCCCGGCCGAGGCCGGCCGCAAGGTGAACTTCGGCGCCCACAAGGGCGAGGCCGCGTGGCAGGACGTCCCGGGCGAGTACCGGCCGAACTTGCGCCGGCTGATCGTCACGCAGGGCGACACCGAGCCCGCGTCGGTCGAGCAGCAGCGCCATCTCGGGCTCACCGCGCCCTCGCTCTACGATCTTCGCAACCTGTTCCAGGTGAACGTCGAGGAAGGCCGCCACCTGTGGGCGATGGTCTACCTGCTGCACGCCTACTTCGGGCGCGACGGTCGCGAGGAGGCCGAGGCGCTGCTGGAGCGGCGGTCGGGCGACGCGGACAATCCGCGCATCCTGGGCGCGTTCAACGAGAAGACGCCCGACTGGCTGTCGTTCTTCATGTTCACCTACTTCACCGACCGCGACGGCAAGTACCAGCTCGCCTCGCTCGCCGAGTCGGGCTTCGATCCGCTCGCGCGCACCTGCCGGTTCATGCTGACCGAAGAGGCGCACCACATGTTCGTCGGCGAGTCGGGCGTCGGCCGCGTGATCCAGCGTACCTGCGACGCGATGAACGAGCTCAGGACCGACGACCCGGCGAAGCTCCGCGCCGCCGGCGTGATCGACCTCCCGACGATCCAGCGCTACCTCAACTTCCATTTCTCGGTGACGATGGACCTCTTCGGCGCCGACGTGTCGTCGAACGCCGCGACGTTCTACTCGACCGGGCTCAAGGGCCGCTTCGACGAGACGAAGATCGGCGACGACCACCTGCTCGCCGGCGCGTCGTATCCGGTGCTCGAGGTGCGGGGCGGCGCGCTCCAGGCCGTCGAGGTGCCCGCGCTCAACGCGCTGAACGAGAAGCTGCGCGACGACTACATCCGCGACGCGGCGGCCGGCGTCGAACGCTGGAACCGCATCCCCGAGAAGGCCGGGATCCCGTTCCGGCTGCGCGTGCCGCACAAGGCGTTCCACCGCAAGATCGGCCCGCTCGCCGCGGTGCACGTCGACCCCGACGGCCACGTCGTCGACGCCGCCACCTGGGCGAAGCACGAGCGCGAGTGGCTTCCTTCCGCGGAGGACCGCGCGTTCGTCGCCTCGCTGATGGGGCGCGTCGCCGAGCCCGGCCGGTTCGCGAACTGGATCGCGCCGCCCGCGCGCGGCATCAACAACCAGCCGGTCGATTTCGCGTACGTGCGTTTCGGCTGA
- the boxA gene encoding benzoyl-CoA 2,3-epoxidase subunit BoxA — protein sequence MDAPVTEVFRQHLIDPEICIRCNTCEETCPIGAISHDARNYVVDPAKCENCTACIAPCPTGAIDSWRQVPRASAYSLAEQLGWDTLPPQRELPAAAASSEMPPEVARIVADATEGQGGAAPPPWSAAHPYVNLHSVAKPAIATVSGNFRLTGEDASSDVRHIVLDFGPVAFPVLEGQTIGVLPPGTDAHGRPHHPRLYSVASPREGERPRYNNLALTVKRVTEDHDGTPMRGVASNHLCDLAKGDTVKVIGPFGTSFLMPNHPGANLLMVCTGTGSAPMRAMTERRRRRIALNEGGTLMLFFGARREEELPYFGPLLKLPKDFIDINFAFSRSPGEPKRYVQDRIRERGADVARLIADPDTFVYICGLKGMEDGVAQAFADVCRAHGHDWETLLPALRQQGRYHLETY from the coding sequence ATGGACGCCCCCGTCACCGAGGTCTTCCGCCAGCACCTGATCGACCCGGAGATCTGCATCCGCTGCAACACCTGCGAGGAGACCTGTCCGATCGGCGCGATCAGCCACGACGCGCGCAACTACGTCGTCGATCCGGCGAAGTGCGAGAACTGCACCGCCTGCATCGCGCCCTGTCCGACCGGCGCGATCGACAGCTGGCGCCAAGTGCCGAGGGCGTCCGCGTACTCGCTCGCCGAGCAGTTGGGCTGGGACACCCTGCCGCCGCAGCGCGAGCTTCCCGCCGCCGCGGCGTCGTCGGAGATGCCGCCCGAGGTCGCGCGCATCGTCGCCGACGCGACCGAGGGACAGGGCGGCGCGGCGCCGCCGCCGTGGTCGGCCGCGCACCCGTACGTCAACCTCCACTCCGTCGCGAAGCCCGCGATCGCCACCGTCAGCGGCAACTTCCGTCTGACCGGCGAAGACGCGTCCTCCGACGTGCGGCACATCGTGCTCGACTTCGGGCCGGTGGCGTTCCCGGTGCTCGAAGGCCAGACGATCGGCGTCCTGCCGCCGGGCACCGACGCGCACGGCCGTCCGCACCACCCGAGGCTCTACTCGGTCGCGAGCCCGCGCGAGGGCGAGCGCCCGCGCTACAACAACCTCGCGCTCACCGTGAAGCGCGTGACCGAGGACCACGACGGCACGCCGATGCGCGGCGTCGCGTCGAACCATCTGTGCGACCTCGCGAAGGGCGACACGGTGAAGGTGATCGGCCCGTTCGGCACGAGCTTCCTGATGCCGAACCACCCGGGCGCGAACCTGCTGATGGTGTGCACCGGCACCGGCTCCGCGCCGATGCGCGCGATGACCGAGCGGAGGCGCCGGCGCATCGCGTTGAACGAAGGCGGTACGCTGATGCTGTTCTTCGGCGCGCGGCGCGAGGAGGAACTCCCCTACTTCGGGCCGCTCCTCAAGCTGCCAAAGGACTTCATCGACATCAACTTCGCGTTCTCGCGCTCGCCGGGCGAGCCGAAGCGCTACGTGCAGGACCGCATCCGCGAGCGCGGCGCCGACGTCGCGCGCCTCATCGCCGATCCCGACACCTTCGTCTACATCTGCGGCCTCAAGGGCATGGAGGACGGCGTCGCGCAGGCGTTCGCCGACGTCTGCCGCGCGCACGGTCACGACTGGGAGACGCTCCTGCCCGCGCTGCGGCAGCAGGGGCGCTACCACCTCGAGACCTACTGA